A stretch of the Vigna radiata var. radiata cultivar VC1973A unplaced genomic scaffold, Vradiata_ver6 scaffold_43, whole genome shotgun sequence genome encodes the following:
- the LOC106752722 gene encoding elongation factor 1-delta, with the protein MAVTFYDLSSASGLKKLDEYLLSRSYITGYQASKDDLTVYAALPTAPSTEYVNVSRWFKHIDALLRISGVSGEGSGVTIKGSLVAEPVATPPAADTKAAAAEDDDDDDVDLFGEETEEEKKAAEERAAAVKASGKKKESGKSSVLLDVKPWDDETDMKKLEEAVRSVSMEGLLWGASKLVPVGYGIKKLQIMLTIVDDLVSVDTLIEEHLTVEPINEYVQSCDIVAFNKI; encoded by the exons ATGGCAGTCACATTCTACGACCTTAGCTCTGCCTCTGGGTTGAAGAAGCTTGATGAGTACCTTCTCTCACGCAGTTACATCACTGG GTACCAAGCTTCAAAGGATGATCTCACTGTCTATGCAGCTTTGCCAACTGCTCCATCAACTGAGTATGTCAATGTGTCTAGGTGGTTCAAGCACATTGATGCTTTGTTAAGAATCTC TGGTGTTTCTGGTGAGGGATCTGGTGTCACTATTAAGGGATCTCTTGTTGCTGAGCCTGTTGCAACTCCCCCAGCTGCTGATACAAAG GCTGCTGCTGCTGaggatgacgatgatgatgatgtggaTTTGTTTGGTGAAGAGAcagaggaagagaagaaggcAGCGGAGGAACGGGCAGCTGCAGTGAAGGCATctggaaaaaagaaagaat CCGGGAAGTCATCTGTTCTGTTGGATGTGAAACCATGGGATGATGAAACCGACATGAAGAAGCTCGAGGAAGCAGTGAGATCTGTTAGCATGGAAGGCTTGCTTTGGGGTGCAt CCAAACTTGTTCCTGTTGGGTACGGCATCAAGAAACTGCAAATTATGCTTACTATCGTGGATGACCTAGTTTCTGTCGACACTCTTATTGAGGAACATCTCACAGTTGAGCCCATCAATGAATATGTCCAGAGTTGTGACATTGTTGCcttcaataaaattt AA
- the LOC106752724 gene encoding SWI/SNF complex component SNF12 homolog, whose amino-acid sequence MNNQAKNVAASSLFGHSGMGTQTHHPNSIQQWNHSISTPLHSQTQPQSQSRPQTQFPGLFQFSEPQSHVLAQAQYAQTQLQSQIARAHPQPQTQPFAHLQSINTNATNGTSSPATGNAKRPTPKPLLRSHNSSNMNQSMPGAQQQKKKSPGKGTMFLPESALYTQLLDFEAQVDTALARRKFDIQEARLPPHVQKTLRVYVFNTFSDHAKIDSENNKANESSWSLRITGRILEEGMDSKSGISQRSSPPYPKFSAFFKKITIHLDQSIYPDNHVIVWDSARSPAQQDGFEVKRKGNKEFTALIAIEMNYTPDKFMVSPQLSKLLGIEVETRPRIIASIFNYVKSRKLQIPNDPSSFICDPSLQRVFGEERMDFTTVFQKLAQHLSQPQPIHLEHNIKLSGYAPTVTACYDIQVDVPFPLEKDKSTFLSSLESQKEIEAYDEAIRVSLKKIQEHRRRRAFFLSFSQSPVEFVDTLITSQSKDLKLVAGDASHNVEKELRSEFYNQPWVEDAAIRYLNRKTAGSDTVGRH is encoded by the exons ATGAATAATCAAGCAAAGAATGTGGCTGCATCATCTTTGTTTGGTCATTCTGGAATGGGCACACAAACACACCACCCTAACTCCATTCAGCAATGGAACCATTCAATTTCAACCCCTTTACACTCTCAAACACAACCACAATCTCAGTCACGTCCTCAGACACAATTCCCTGGTCTCTTTCAGTTTTCAGAACCTCAATCTCATGTGCTTGCACAAGCTCAGTATGCACAGACACAATTGCAGTCTCAGATTGCACGTGCTCATCCACAACCTCAAACTCAGCCTTTTGCTCACTTGCAAAGTATAAATACTAATGCTACTAATGGGACATCATCCCCGGCCACCGGAAATGCCAAGCGACCAACCCCAAAGCCCCTGTTGAGGTCTCATAATTCATCGAATATGAACCAATCCATGCCGGGTGCTCAGCAGCAAAAGAAGAAATCACCAGGGAAGGGGACTATGTTTTTGCCTGAGTCTGCTCTGTATACTCAATTACTTGATTTTGAGGCTCAGGTTGATACTGCTTTGGCCAGGAGAAAGTTTGATATACAGGAGGCTAGACTCCCTCCCCATGTTCAGAAAACTCTTCGTGTTTATGTGTTCAATACATTCTCAGATCATGCCAAAATTGATTCTGAGAATAATAAGGCCAATGAATCTTCGTGGTCTCTCAGGATAACTGGAAGGATATTGGAAGAAGGTATGGATTCGAAATCTGGCATTTCGCAGAGATCGAGTCCTCCTTACCCAAAGTTCTCTgcatttttcaagaaaattacCATACATTTGGATCAAAGCATTTATCCTGATAATCATGTCATCGTATGGGATAGTGCACGTTCACCTGCCCAACAGGATGGTTTTGAGGTGAAGAGGAAAGGAAACAAAGAATTTACTGCATTGATTGCAATAGAAATGAATTATACACCTGACAAGTTTATGGTTTCACCACAACTGTCTAAACTCTTAGGTATTGAGGTTGAGACTCGTCCAAGAATAATAgcttctatttttaattatgtaaagtCCAGGAAGCTACAGATCCCAAATGACCCTTCGTCTTTCATTTGTGATCCTTCTCTACAAAGGGTGTTTGGGGAAGAGAGGATGGATTTCACCACTGTTTTTCAGAAGTTAGCACAGCATTTGTCACAGCCACAGCCAATACATCTGGAGCATAACATCAAGCTTTCTGGATATGCTCCAACTGTTACTGCATGTTATGATATACAGGTTGATGTGCCTTTTCCACTGGAAAAAGACAAGTCTACATTCTTGTCAAGCCTTGAGAGCCAAAAGGAGATTGAAGCTTATGATGAGGCCATTCGTGTTTCCTTAAAGAAGATCCAAGAGCATCGGAGAAGACGGGcattttttcttagttttagtCAGTCTCCAGTGGAGTTTGTTGATACTTTGATTACTTCTCAAAGCAAGGATTTGAAACTTGTTGCTGGAGATGCCAGTCATAACGTTGAAAAGGAACTTCGTTCTGAATTCTACAATCAACCATG GGTCGAGGATGCTGCCATTCGTTACTTGAACCGAAAAACTGCAGGAAGTGATACTGTTGGACGCCATTAA